The following proteins come from a genomic window of Euwallacea fornicatus isolate EFF26 chromosome 9, ASM4011564v1, whole genome shotgun sequence:
- the Prip gene encoding aquaporin isoform X1, protein MGNFQEVLGINEVSSPKVINAVWKALLAEFLGNFLLNFFGCGSVVVMSFSPLNKPNFLFVALTFGLVVFVCVQSLGHVSGAHLNPAVTAGMLSVGNIKLIKALLYIIIQCIGAVAGSATLKALLPERWHESNLGVTTLNDNLTSLQGFGFEFFLGFVLVLVVSGVCDPNRPEAKAAGPLAIGLAVALGHMGTINFTGSSMNPARSFGSAVIAGIWENHWIYWVGPIAGGIVAALIYHHALRAPTLTTVKIIERYSTVADEKELRRLDGNKDVDNFA, encoded by the exons ATGGGCAATTTCCAGGAGGTGTTGGGTATCAACGAAGTGTCGTCGCCAAAGGTGATCAATGCTGTATGGAAGGCACTTTTGGCCGAGTTTTTGGGCAATTTCCTGCTCAATTTCTTCGGCTGTGGGTCAGTGGTGGTTATGTCTTTTAGCCCCCTCAATAAACCGAATTTTTTGTTCGTGGCTTTGACATTTGGATTGGTCGTATTCGTTTGCGTCCAG TCCTTAGGACACGTGAGTGGGGCCCATTTGAACCCAGCAGTGACTGCAGGAATGCTCTCTGTGGGAAATATTAAACTAATTAAAGCTCTATTATACATCATAATTCAGTGCATTGGGGCTGTAGCTGGATCTGCCACTCTTAAG GCTCTTTTGCCTGAAAGGTGGCACGAGTCTAACTTGGGCGTTACCACCCTTAACGACAACTTGACATCCCTCCAAGGCTTCGGCTTCGAGTTTTTCCTGGGGTTCGTTTTGGTGTTGGTGGTAAGCGGAGTTTGCGATCCTAACAG GCCCGAAGCCAAGGCTGCAGGACCTTTGGCGATCGGCCTTGCCGTGGCATTGGGTCATATGGGGACCATCAATTTCACTGGATCTTCCATGAATCCTGCGAGAAGTTTCGGAAGCGCAGTGATTGCTGGGATTTGGGAAAATCACTGG atCTACTGGGTAGGCCCTATCGCAGGAGGGATAGTAGCCGCCCTTATCTATCATCACGCCTTGCGTGCGCCCACTTTGACCACCGTCAAAATCATCGAAAGGTATTCCACAGTTGCCGATGAAAAAGAA TTAAGAAGATTGGATGGAAACAAAGACGTAGATAACTTCGCTTAA
- the Prip gene encoding aquaporin isoform X2: MGNFQEVLGINEVSSPKVINAVWKALLAEFLGNFLLNFFGCGSVVVMSFSPLNKPNFLFVALTFGLVVFVCVQSLGHVSGAHLNPAVTAGMLSVGNIKLIKALLYIIIQCIGAVAGSATLKALLPERWHESNLGVTTLNDNLTSLQGFGFEFFLGFVLVLVVSGVCDPNRPEAKAAGPLAIGLAVALGHMGTINFTGSSMNPARSFGSAVIAGIWENHWIYWVGPIAGGIVAALIYHHALRAPTLTTVKIIES, translated from the exons ATGGGCAATTTCCAGGAGGTGTTGGGTATCAACGAAGTGTCGTCGCCAAAGGTGATCAATGCTGTATGGAAGGCACTTTTGGCCGAGTTTTTGGGCAATTTCCTGCTCAATTTCTTCGGCTGTGGGTCAGTGGTGGTTATGTCTTTTAGCCCCCTCAATAAACCGAATTTTTTGTTCGTGGCTTTGACATTTGGATTGGTCGTATTCGTTTGCGTCCAG TCCTTAGGACACGTGAGTGGGGCCCATTTGAACCCAGCAGTGACTGCAGGAATGCTCTCTGTGGGAAATATTAAACTAATTAAAGCTCTATTATACATCATAATTCAGTGCATTGGGGCTGTAGCTGGATCTGCCACTCTTAAG GCTCTTTTGCCTGAAAGGTGGCACGAGTCTAACTTGGGCGTTACCACCCTTAACGACAACTTGACATCCCTCCAAGGCTTCGGCTTCGAGTTTTTCCTGGGGTTCGTTTTGGTGTTGGTGGTAAGCGGAGTTTGCGATCCTAACAG GCCCGAAGCCAAGGCTGCAGGACCTTTGGCGATCGGCCTTGCCGTGGCATTGGGTCATATGGGGACCATCAATTTCACTGGATCTTCCATGAATCCTGCGAGAAGTTTCGGAAGCGCAGTGATTGCTGGGATTTGGGAAAATCACTGG atCTACTGGGTAGGCCCTATCGCAGGAGGGATAGTAGCCGCCCTTATCTATCATCACGCCTTGCGTGCGCCCACTTTGACCACCGTCAAAATCATCGAAAG TTAA
- the LOC136340980 gene encoding dynein regulatory complex subunit 4-like isoform X1, protein MARHHGKYPPKKKAGGKGGLGTIIDGVDTSQMTREQLEVFCVRIKEENEREREERNFFQMERDKLRTFWEITRIELEESRSKLRNKDRQIEESAEKNEGELKFYKQKVKHLQYEHQNSLTESKAEALVSLKAVQDEHIEQERELLKDKKNLKSQLREQENSYEDQIKNMKMEHVKEISQARENFNEKSKDLEIKYDKKFQELRIQLNIKHEMEISEIEERKNNQITELKKHHDKAFNEMKNYYNDITLNNLALISSLKDEMEVLRKQNARMSKQFANLTAENKKLQVPLKKALENVKEHKRQLQNYEKDKSSLANTKSKLKQTTQELEDLRWCTDALHLRFDKLQQERDELHDRFIKAILEVQQKAGVKNILLQKRIETLSQITEQRDVIIAELTSSLKETPDKTNKKLEEILSKKNVTISYLQYELARACKTHDDLLATFKEKIKLYGIPKSELGFTPFRMTSHGQEGITRSPVSLVTQKKKSK, encoded by the exons ATGGCACGACATCACGGtaaatat CCGCCCAAGAAGAAGGCAGGAGGTAAAGGAGGGCTGGGAACCATCATAGATGGAGTGGACACGAGCCAGATGACCAGAGAACAGCTGGAAGTGTTTTGCGTAAGGATTAAAGAGGAGAATGAACGGGAAAGGGAGGAGAGGAACTTCTTCCAAATGGAAAGGGACAAACTCAGGACTTTTTGGGAAATAACCAGGATCGAGTTGGAAGAGAGCAGGAGCAAATTGAG AAACAAAGACAGACAAATTGAAGAATCGGCAGAGAAAAATGAAGGAGAACTAAAATTCTACAAACAGAAAGTCAAGCATCTGCAGTATGAACATCAAAATAGTTTGACTGAAAGTAAGGCGGAAGCTTTGGTGTCTCTAAAGGCTGTGCAGGATGAGCATATTGAGCAGGAAAGGGAGTTAttgaaagacaaaaaaaatttgaagagccAATTGAGGGAGCAAGAGAATTCTTACGAAGATCAGATTAAGAACATGAAAATG GAGCATGTCAAGGAGATCAGCCAGGCtagagaaaattttaacgaaaaatccaAAGACTTAGAAATTAAGTACGATAAGAAATTTCAGGAGTTgagaattcaattaaatatcaaacacGA aatGGAAATTTCGGAGATTGaagaaaggaaaaacaatCAAATAACCGAGCTTAAAAAACACCACGACAAAGCCTTCAACGAAATGAAAAACTATTACAACGACATTACATTGaacaatttggctctaattagCAGCCTTAAG GACGAAATGGAAGTCTTAAGGAAGCAAAATGCCCGTATGAGCAAACAATTCGCTAATTTGACAGCCGAAAACAAGAAGTTGCAAGTGCCATTGAAGAAGGCCCTTGAAAATGTTAAGGAGCATAAAAGACAGCTGCAGAATTACGAAAAAGACAAGAGCTCATTGGCG AACACTAAATCCAAACTGAAACAAACCACCCAAGAACTAGAAGATTTGCGATGGTGCACTGATGCCCTCCACCTGAGATTCGACAAG CTTCAACAAGAGCGAGATGAACTCCATGATAGATTCATTAAGGCTATCCTGGAAGTTCAGCAAAAAGCTGGAGTCAAGAACATTTTGCTCCAAAAGAGGATCGAGACTTTGAGCCAGATTACTGAGCAGAGAGACGTGATCATAGCTGAATTGACCTCGTCTTTAAAAGAAACTCCTGATAAGACGAACAAGAAGTTAGAG GAAATTTTGTCGAAGAAGAACGTCACTATTAGCTATTTGCAATATGAATTAGCCAGGGCTTGTAAAACACATGACGACCTGTTGGCCACTTTTAAGGAAAAGATAAAGCTGTATGGAATACCGAAATCGGAGCTGGGATTCACCCCTTTTCGAATGACCTCCCACGGGCAGGAGGGGATTACCAGAAGCCCTGTGAGCCTTgtaactcaaaaaaaaaaatctaaataa
- the LOC136340980 gene encoding dynein regulatory complex subunit 4-like isoform X2: MYPPKKKAGGKGGLGTIIDGVDTSQMTREQLEVFCVRIKEENEREREERNFFQMERDKLRTFWEITRIELEESRSKLRNKDRQIEESAEKNEGELKFYKQKVKHLQYEHQNSLTESKAEALVSLKAVQDEHIEQERELLKDKKNLKSQLREQENSYEDQIKNMKMEHVKEISQARENFNEKSKDLEIKYDKKFQELRIQLNIKHEMEISEIEERKNNQITELKKHHDKAFNEMKNYYNDITLNNLALISSLKDEMEVLRKQNARMSKQFANLTAENKKLQVPLKKALENVKEHKRQLQNYEKDKSSLANTKSKLKQTTQELEDLRWCTDALHLRFDKLQQERDELHDRFIKAILEVQQKAGVKNILLQKRIETLSQITEQRDVIIAELTSSLKETPDKTNKKLEEILSKKNVTISYLQYELARACKTHDDLLATFKEKIKLYGIPKSELGFTPFRMTSHGQEGITRSPVSLVTQKKKSK; encoded by the exons atgtat CCGCCCAAGAAGAAGGCAGGAGGTAAAGGAGGGCTGGGAACCATCATAGATGGAGTGGACACGAGCCAGATGACCAGAGAACAGCTGGAAGTGTTTTGCGTAAGGATTAAAGAGGAGAATGAACGGGAAAGGGAGGAGAGGAACTTCTTCCAAATGGAAAGGGACAAACTCAGGACTTTTTGGGAAATAACCAGGATCGAGTTGGAAGAGAGCAGGAGCAAATTGAG AAACAAAGACAGACAAATTGAAGAATCGGCAGAGAAAAATGAAGGAGAACTAAAATTCTACAAACAGAAAGTCAAGCATCTGCAGTATGAACATCAAAATAGTTTGACTGAAAGTAAGGCGGAAGCTTTGGTGTCTCTAAAGGCTGTGCAGGATGAGCATATTGAGCAGGAAAGGGAGTTAttgaaagacaaaaaaaatttgaagagccAATTGAGGGAGCAAGAGAATTCTTACGAAGATCAGATTAAGAACATGAAAATG GAGCATGTCAAGGAGATCAGCCAGGCtagagaaaattttaacgaaaaatccaAAGACTTAGAAATTAAGTACGATAAGAAATTTCAGGAGTTgagaattcaattaaatatcaaacacGA aatGGAAATTTCGGAGATTGaagaaaggaaaaacaatCAAATAACCGAGCTTAAAAAACACCACGACAAAGCCTTCAACGAAATGAAAAACTATTACAACGACATTACATTGaacaatttggctctaattagCAGCCTTAAG GACGAAATGGAAGTCTTAAGGAAGCAAAATGCCCGTATGAGCAAACAATTCGCTAATTTGACAGCCGAAAACAAGAAGTTGCAAGTGCCATTGAAGAAGGCCCTTGAAAATGTTAAGGAGCATAAAAGACAGCTGCAGAATTACGAAAAAGACAAGAGCTCATTGGCG AACACTAAATCCAAACTGAAACAAACCACCCAAGAACTAGAAGATTTGCGATGGTGCACTGATGCCCTCCACCTGAGATTCGACAAG CTTCAACAAGAGCGAGATGAACTCCATGATAGATTCATTAAGGCTATCCTGGAAGTTCAGCAAAAAGCTGGAGTCAAGAACATTTTGCTCCAAAAGAGGATCGAGACTTTGAGCCAGATTACTGAGCAGAGAGACGTGATCATAGCTGAATTGACCTCGTCTTTAAAAGAAACTCCTGATAAGACGAACAAGAAGTTAGAG GAAATTTTGTCGAAGAAGAACGTCACTATTAGCTATTTGCAATATGAATTAGCCAGGGCTTGTAAAACACATGACGACCTGTTGGCCACTTTTAAGGAAAAGATAAAGCTGTATGGAATACCGAAATCGGAGCTGGGATTCACCCCTTTTCGAATGACCTCCCACGGGCAGGAGGGGATTACCAGAAGCCCTGTGAGCCTTgtaactcaaaaaaaaaaatctaaataa
- the LOC136340980 gene encoding dynein regulatory complex subunit 4-like isoform X3: MPPKKKAGGKGGLGTIIDGVDTSQMTREQLEVFCVRIKEENEREREERNFFQMERDKLRTFWEITRIELEESRSKLRNKDRQIEESAEKNEGELKFYKQKVKHLQYEHQNSLTESKAEALVSLKAVQDEHIEQERELLKDKKNLKSQLREQENSYEDQIKNMKMEHVKEISQARENFNEKSKDLEIKYDKKFQELRIQLNIKHEMEISEIEERKNNQITELKKHHDKAFNEMKNYYNDITLNNLALISSLKDEMEVLRKQNARMSKQFANLTAENKKLQVPLKKALENVKEHKRQLQNYEKDKSSLANTKSKLKQTTQELEDLRWCTDALHLRFDKLQQERDELHDRFIKAILEVQQKAGVKNILLQKRIETLSQITEQRDVIIAELTSSLKETPDKTNKKLEEILSKKNVTISYLQYELARACKTHDDLLATFKEKIKLYGIPKSELGFTPFRMTSHGQEGITRSPVSLVTQKKKSK; encoded by the exons ATG CCGCCCAAGAAGAAGGCAGGAGGTAAAGGAGGGCTGGGAACCATCATAGATGGAGTGGACACGAGCCAGATGACCAGAGAACAGCTGGAAGTGTTTTGCGTAAGGATTAAAGAGGAGAATGAACGGGAAAGGGAGGAGAGGAACTTCTTCCAAATGGAAAGGGACAAACTCAGGACTTTTTGGGAAATAACCAGGATCGAGTTGGAAGAGAGCAGGAGCAAATTGAG AAACAAAGACAGACAAATTGAAGAATCGGCAGAGAAAAATGAAGGAGAACTAAAATTCTACAAACAGAAAGTCAAGCATCTGCAGTATGAACATCAAAATAGTTTGACTGAAAGTAAGGCGGAAGCTTTGGTGTCTCTAAAGGCTGTGCAGGATGAGCATATTGAGCAGGAAAGGGAGTTAttgaaagacaaaaaaaatttgaagagccAATTGAGGGAGCAAGAGAATTCTTACGAAGATCAGATTAAGAACATGAAAATG GAGCATGTCAAGGAGATCAGCCAGGCtagagaaaattttaacgaaaaatccaAAGACTTAGAAATTAAGTACGATAAGAAATTTCAGGAGTTgagaattcaattaaatatcaaacacGA aatGGAAATTTCGGAGATTGaagaaaggaaaaacaatCAAATAACCGAGCTTAAAAAACACCACGACAAAGCCTTCAACGAAATGAAAAACTATTACAACGACATTACATTGaacaatttggctctaattagCAGCCTTAAG GACGAAATGGAAGTCTTAAGGAAGCAAAATGCCCGTATGAGCAAACAATTCGCTAATTTGACAGCCGAAAACAAGAAGTTGCAAGTGCCATTGAAGAAGGCCCTTGAAAATGTTAAGGAGCATAAAAGACAGCTGCAGAATTACGAAAAAGACAAGAGCTCATTGGCG AACACTAAATCCAAACTGAAACAAACCACCCAAGAACTAGAAGATTTGCGATGGTGCACTGATGCCCTCCACCTGAGATTCGACAAG CTTCAACAAGAGCGAGATGAACTCCATGATAGATTCATTAAGGCTATCCTGGAAGTTCAGCAAAAAGCTGGAGTCAAGAACATTTTGCTCCAAAAGAGGATCGAGACTTTGAGCCAGATTACTGAGCAGAGAGACGTGATCATAGCTGAATTGACCTCGTCTTTAAAAGAAACTCCTGATAAGACGAACAAGAAGTTAGAG GAAATTTTGTCGAAGAAGAACGTCACTATTAGCTATTTGCAATATGAATTAGCCAGGGCTTGTAAAACACATGACGACCTGTTGGCCACTTTTAAGGAAAAGATAAAGCTGTATGGAATACCGAAATCGGAGCTGGGATTCACCCCTTTTCGAATGACCTCCCACGGGCAGGAGGGGATTACCAGAAGCCCTGTGAGCCTTgtaactcaaaaaaaaaaatctaaataa
- the LOC136340980 gene encoding dynein regulatory complex subunit 4-like isoform X4, with amino-acid sequence MTREQLEVFCVRIKEENEREREERNFFQMERDKLRTFWEITRIELEESRSKLRNKDRQIEESAEKNEGELKFYKQKVKHLQYEHQNSLTESKAEALVSLKAVQDEHIEQERELLKDKKNLKSQLREQENSYEDQIKNMKMEHVKEISQARENFNEKSKDLEIKYDKKFQELRIQLNIKHEMEISEIEERKNNQITELKKHHDKAFNEMKNYYNDITLNNLALISSLKDEMEVLRKQNARMSKQFANLTAENKKLQVPLKKALENVKEHKRQLQNYEKDKSSLANTKSKLKQTTQELEDLRWCTDALHLRFDKLQQERDELHDRFIKAILEVQQKAGVKNILLQKRIETLSQITEQRDVIIAELTSSLKETPDKTNKKLEEILSKKNVTISYLQYELARACKTHDDLLATFKEKIKLYGIPKSELGFTPFRMTSHGQEGITRSPVSLVTQKKKSK; translated from the exons ATGACCAGAGAACAGCTGGAAGTGTTTTGCGTAAGGATTAAAGAGGAGAATGAACGGGAAAGGGAGGAGAGGAACTTCTTCCAAATGGAAAGGGACAAACTCAGGACTTTTTGGGAAATAACCAGGATCGAGTTGGAAGAGAGCAGGAGCAAATTGAG AAACAAAGACAGACAAATTGAAGAATCGGCAGAGAAAAATGAAGGAGAACTAAAATTCTACAAACAGAAAGTCAAGCATCTGCAGTATGAACATCAAAATAGTTTGACTGAAAGTAAGGCGGAAGCTTTGGTGTCTCTAAAGGCTGTGCAGGATGAGCATATTGAGCAGGAAAGGGAGTTAttgaaagacaaaaaaaatttgaagagccAATTGAGGGAGCAAGAGAATTCTTACGAAGATCAGATTAAGAACATGAAAATG GAGCATGTCAAGGAGATCAGCCAGGCtagagaaaattttaacgaaaaatccaAAGACTTAGAAATTAAGTACGATAAGAAATTTCAGGAGTTgagaattcaattaaatatcaaacacGA aatGGAAATTTCGGAGATTGaagaaaggaaaaacaatCAAATAACCGAGCTTAAAAAACACCACGACAAAGCCTTCAACGAAATGAAAAACTATTACAACGACATTACATTGaacaatttggctctaattagCAGCCTTAAG GACGAAATGGAAGTCTTAAGGAAGCAAAATGCCCGTATGAGCAAACAATTCGCTAATTTGACAGCCGAAAACAAGAAGTTGCAAGTGCCATTGAAGAAGGCCCTTGAAAATGTTAAGGAGCATAAAAGACAGCTGCAGAATTACGAAAAAGACAAGAGCTCATTGGCG AACACTAAATCCAAACTGAAACAAACCACCCAAGAACTAGAAGATTTGCGATGGTGCACTGATGCCCTCCACCTGAGATTCGACAAG CTTCAACAAGAGCGAGATGAACTCCATGATAGATTCATTAAGGCTATCCTGGAAGTTCAGCAAAAAGCTGGAGTCAAGAACATTTTGCTCCAAAAGAGGATCGAGACTTTGAGCCAGATTACTGAGCAGAGAGACGTGATCATAGCTGAATTGACCTCGTCTTTAAAAGAAACTCCTGATAAGACGAACAAGAAGTTAGAG GAAATTTTGTCGAAGAAGAACGTCACTATTAGCTATTTGCAATATGAATTAGCCAGGGCTTGTAAAACACATGACGACCTGTTGGCCACTTTTAAGGAAAAGATAAAGCTGTATGGAATACCGAAATCGGAGCTGGGATTCACCCCTTTTCGAATGACCTCCCACGGGCAGGAGGGGATTACCAGAAGCCCTGTGAGCCTTgtaactcaaaaaaaaaaatctaaataa